One part of the Leucobacter triazinivorans genome encodes these proteins:
- a CDS encoding MFS transporter: MNDATPTRSTAAGHLVPVWWLVLMAAPVAAANNATVLILDDVGAAFGTSAASASWAATAFALVLAVATPLQAALMRHRGQLAVLWTSAALVTLGSLVVLLAPWLPLIVAGRAIQAAGGAGLNVLAIGLAGSARRVGAISTGMGLLGAVGPLLGTQLSTAVSWRLVLVLLALALIAVPFVHRYVARGAVSNARFDAWGALLVVVLSGAVVLFTANPLTAALAAMIAILLLMFHIRRRPDGYVPVETIRSRVFLNSAGLTLTLSASYFTLLFVIPQLLITRADWTKDTAATGQLVAMVVASLATLGFTAVAAKFSRTQVRIVLVTAGALALLAAFFASSPVLLLIGIFLALFAAISANATQVAVATSAVPETQKPVAIGLFTLLYLLGGAIGPALASILVLS, translated from the coding sequence ATGAACGACGCAACTCCCACCCGCTCCACGGCCGCCGGGCATCTCGTGCCGGTGTGGTGGCTCGTGCTCATGGCCGCGCCTGTTGCGGCCGCGAACAACGCCACGGTGCTCATCCTCGACGACGTAGGGGCCGCGTTCGGCACGTCGGCTGCCTCAGCGTCGTGGGCTGCTACCGCGTTCGCGCTCGTGCTCGCCGTGGCGACTCCGCTGCAAGCTGCTCTCATGCGGCATCGGGGGCAGCTCGCGGTGCTGTGGACGAGTGCGGCACTGGTCACGCTCGGCAGTCTCGTCGTGCTGCTCGCGCCGTGGCTCCCTCTCATCGTTGCAGGGCGTGCGATCCAAGCCGCAGGCGGGGCCGGGCTGAACGTGCTCGCCATCGGCCTCGCGGGCAGTGCCCGCCGCGTCGGGGCGATCAGTACCGGCATGGGCCTGCTCGGCGCAGTCGGCCCTCTGCTCGGAACCCAGCTCAGCACCGCCGTCTCGTGGCGTCTCGTGCTCGTGCTGCTCGCGCTCGCGCTCATCGCCGTGCCCTTCGTGCACCGCTATGTCGCTCGCGGAGCGGTCAGCAACGCCCGCTTCGATGCCTGGGGCGCGCTGCTGGTCGTCGTGCTCTCCGGTGCCGTCGTGCTGTTCACCGCGAACCCGCTGACCGCAGCTCTCGCGGCCATGATCGCGATCCTGCTTCTCATGTTTCATATCCGCCGACGCCCAGACGGATATGTGCCAGTCGAAACGATCCGCTCGCGCGTTTTCCTGAACTCGGCGGGCCTCACCCTCACACTCTCAGCCAGCTACTTCACACTGCTCTTCGTCATCCCGCAGCTACTCATCACCCGCGCCGACTGGACAAAGGACACCGCCGCGACCGGGCAGCTCGTCGCGATGGTTGTCGCTTCGCTTGCAACACTCGGCTTCACAGCCGTCGCCGCGAAGTTCTCTCGCACGCAAGTGCGGATCGTACTTGTCACGGCCGGAGCGCTCGCGCTGCTTGCTGCGTTCTTCGCCAGCTCTCCGGTGCTGCTGCTCATCGGCATCTTTCTCGCGCTTTTCGCGGCAATCTCAGCGAACGCAACGCAGGTCGCCGTCGCAACCTCGGCGGTGCCCGAGACGCAGAAGCCCGTCGCTATCGGCCTGTTCACGCTGCTCTACCTGCTCGGCGGCGCGATCGGCCCCGCCCTCGCCTCCATCCTCGTGCTCTCCTAA
- a CDS encoding IclR family transcriptional regulator has translation METVMKNGRVIQSVQRAFELLERIAASTDGSRLSELADGAGLNRSTAHNLLASLEELGYITQDKKGAAYRLTGKLNQLLRLDAEAEHALRARLRPVLKAVSQASGESTFLGLATGTDYLCSDAVLSEKPLHLAVRPGERKPLIVEAIGHAMLAADPELARAVQAHDPSEWEAHAAEIADAERRGVALDLDSQNAGISCVAVAVTPRAAIAVAGPTNRLPKALLLTIGQHIRDELAKVRPVNQEWL, from the coding sequence ATGGAAACAGTGATGAAAAACGGGCGGGTGATCCAGTCGGTGCAGCGGGCGTTCGAGCTGCTCGAACGCATCGCCGCGAGCACCGATGGGTCACGGCTGAGCGAGCTGGCCGATGGAGCCGGTCTGAACCGCAGCACGGCTCACAACCTGCTCGCCTCGCTCGAAGAGCTGGGCTACATCACCCAGGACAAGAAAGGCGCGGCCTACAGGCTCACGGGCAAGCTCAACCAGCTGCTGAGGCTCGACGCCGAGGCCGAACACGCACTACGCGCCCGTCTCCGCCCAGTACTCAAGGCCGTCAGTCAGGCGTCGGGAGAGTCGACCTTCCTCGGCCTGGCGACCGGCACCGACTATCTCTGCTCTGATGCGGTGCTCTCCGAGAAGCCGCTGCACCTGGCCGTGCGGCCGGGCGAGCGGAAGCCGTTGATCGTGGAGGCCATCGGTCACGCCATGCTCGCGGCTGATCCTGAGCTTGCGCGGGCGGTGCAGGCCCATGACCCGAGCGAATGGGAAGCGCACGCGGCCGAAATAGCCGACGCTGAACGGCGCGGAGTCGCGCTCGACCTCGACAGTCAGAACGCAGGAATCTCGTGCGTCGCCGTCGCAGTCACACCGCGCGCAGCTATCGCCGTCGCTGGCCCTACGAACCGGTTGCCGAAGGCCCTGCTGCTGACTATCGGGCAACACATTCGAGACGAGTTGGCGAAGGTGCGGCCCGTCAATCAAGAGTGGCTGTAG
- a CDS encoding zinc-dependent alcohol dehydrogenase family protein — MRGVIMHKAGDVRVEDRDDPVILEPTDAIVKLTASCICGSDLWPYRGIEPADHQVMGHEYIGVVEEIGADVKTVKPGDFVVGSFVISDNTCEICQAGFQSKCVHAEFVAQTVGTQAEKARIPHADGTLVKTPETPGPELYPALLAASDVLGTGWYAAVAADAGPGKTVAVVGDGAVGLMAILAAKQLGADRIIAMSRHPERQKLARYYGATDIVEERGDEGVVRIKELTGGLGAHSVVEAVGTQESFMQAVGATRGGGHLGYVGVNYDVQIPGIELFFAGIHTLGGPAPVRRFLPDLIDRIWQGEIDPGKVFDLTLPLEEAPEGYKAMDERRATKVMLTL; from the coding sequence ATGCGTGGAGTCATCATGCACAAGGCCGGAGACGTGCGGGTCGAAGACCGCGACGACCCGGTAATCCTCGAGCCGACCGACGCGATTGTCAAGCTCACCGCTTCCTGCATCTGCGGCTCTGACCTCTGGCCCTACCGAGGCATCGAACCAGCTGACCATCAGGTGATGGGGCACGAGTACATCGGCGTCGTAGAGGAAATCGGCGCAGACGTGAAGACCGTGAAGCCAGGCGATTTCGTCGTCGGTTCGTTCGTGATTTCAGACAACACCTGCGAGATCTGCCAGGCCGGCTTCCAGTCGAAGTGCGTGCACGCCGAGTTCGTCGCTCAGACGGTCGGCACGCAAGCCGAGAAAGCGCGCATTCCGCACGCTGACGGCACCCTCGTCAAGACGCCCGAGACGCCCGGCCCCGAGCTGTACCCGGCGCTGCTCGCCGCGTCCGACGTACTTGGTACCGGCTGGTATGCAGCCGTGGCCGCTGATGCTGGCCCCGGCAAGACCGTAGCCGTCGTCGGTGACGGCGCAGTGGGCCTCATGGCGATTCTGGCGGCCAAACAGCTTGGCGCTGATCGCATCATCGCCATGTCGCGCCACCCAGAGCGGCAGAAGCTCGCCCGCTACTACGGCGCAACCGACATTGTCGAAGAGCGCGGCGACGAGGGCGTGGTGAGAATCAAGGAGCTGACGGGCGGCCTTGGCGCGCACTCTGTCGTCGAGGCAGTCGGCACGCAAGAGTCGTTCATGCAAGCAGTCGGCGCGACGCGCGGCGGCGGGCACCTGGGCTATGTCGGTGTGAACTACGACGTGCAGATTCCCGGCATTGAACTATTCTTCGCGGGCATCCACACGCTCGGCGGCCCGGCCCCGGTACGCCGGTTTTTGCCCGACCTCATCGACCGTATCTGGCAGGGCGAGATCGACCCCGGCAAGGTGTTCGACCTCACCCTGCCACTCGAAGAAGCACCCGAGGGCTACAAGGCGATGGACGAGCGCCGCGCCACGAAGGTCATGCTGACCCTGTAA
- the mobF gene encoding MobF family relaxase has product MILFRGTGADARRYVEADRSRADDYYLGADASVAAFTALDGEGNVTAALGLDPEAYAAWVDWVNPLTGESMGRPRLPGEGRRGAPRFAEMVVNAPKSLSIAAALHPEVSDALDRAQQDAVAEIQQWLAEHSVTRVGPRGKQEVMPVQQLQTVAVSHRTSRAGDPHRHIHSQIGTRVWAAGNWRALDTAALFRQQGAIRALGTAVIAAHPELAEVLDRHGLTLDPVSGEVVELERFNGVMSKRGEQVRTHLERLEAEWEAAHPGEAMGPVVSARLAAKAWAYERPAKKPTTLREEHAWVTELRDAGYDPATLRRPARRAPASLDDLSVQTVASRALDRCAASGSAWTRHTVQEHATRIMTEYGVQSAPAEIREFVSIATALAMEDCFSILPPGAPTPEHVAHLTSLRVVQAETELRDLLTARVPKHPDVHGAARGQGLDAGQERAAAAVASADPLVIVEGAAGAGKTTMLGVAIEVAAQHGRASRVVAPTLRAAQVAQQELGVPATSVAALVHAHGWRWNSDGVWTRLAPGNTDPETGRTYRGPTEDVRLVPGERVIVDEAGMLDQDTAIALLTVCDEAGATVALVGDRAQLAAVGRGGVLDMAAHIRGGTFDMAEVHRFTDLTYAEVTIQMRDGRNPGQVFDRLTALGLVRLHASGEDAREHIAQSAREGEAVTVSTNDEARTVNARIREERVSQGLVDDTASVYGNDGLPIGAGDVIQTRKNNADVGVANRQQWVVQRVEDDGALSVREADSGRKRQRTVRLPADYVAEYTHLSYAATAYGVQGATVAGSHTILTNTTSAASVYVGMTRGRNENLLHIVAGNLAEARAQFIEAMERDRADRGLAAATQRAVEQVTGLTEHGPVRFVSDEIAALVQRAETAEAQAARWQQVSAALAAIGDRETALRENARATEQTARQRAEQVRAEVAAPVVSAARTALTEWEQANAAEHAAGEQVRAVSWFGKRRARDEHENAQSHASEVHQQLTSKWGEPPRWNERADAWLERVTRPRIDGDPRVIDAEQEHQAARDALLHRPERAQTARLAAFARAFGPETVVRNQQAYLTANPVHQAARAAKTAKQAREEAALLRSLTPAEAVERIEQTRAAQAAREAQRAERECALSHDYEQHHRSAPRHDGPAREL; this is encoded by the coding sequence GTGATCCTGTTCCGAGGAACCGGAGCCGATGCACGCCGTTATGTCGAGGCCGACCGTTCCCGCGCGGACGACTACTACCTCGGCGCGGATGCGTCCGTGGCGGCGTTCACCGCCCTCGACGGTGAGGGAAACGTGACCGCTGCGCTGGGGCTCGACCCGGAGGCGTATGCGGCGTGGGTAGATTGGGTGAACCCGCTCACGGGCGAGTCGATGGGCAGGCCGCGTCTGCCGGGTGAGGGGCGGCGAGGAGCGCCCCGGTTCGCGGAGATGGTCGTGAACGCCCCGAAGTCGCTCTCCATCGCGGCAGCTCTCCACCCGGAAGTCTCCGACGCTCTCGACCGGGCGCAGCAGGACGCCGTGGCGGAGATTCAGCAGTGGCTCGCCGAGCACTCCGTAACCCGCGTCGGGCCGCGCGGCAAGCAGGAGGTAATGCCCGTCCAGCAGTTGCAGACCGTGGCGGTGTCGCACCGCACGTCACGCGCGGGTGACCCGCATCGCCATATCCATTCTCAGATCGGCACCCGCGTGTGGGCGGCCGGGAACTGGCGAGCCTTGGATACGGCGGCGTTGTTCCGGCAGCAGGGCGCAATCCGCGCCCTTGGCACCGCCGTCATCGCCGCGCACCCGGAGCTTGCCGAGGTGCTGGATCGGCACGGCCTGACTCTCGATCCGGTATCGGGTGAGGTGGTGGAGCTCGAGCGGTTCAACGGTGTGATGAGCAAGCGCGGCGAACAAGTACGCACGCATCTCGAACGGCTCGAAGCCGAGTGGGAGGCGGCGCATCCGGGCGAGGCGATGGGGCCGGTCGTCTCCGCCCGACTCGCGGCGAAAGCGTGGGCGTATGAACGGCCAGCGAAGAAGCCCACCACCCTGCGCGAAGAACACGCCTGGGTGACCGAGCTACGCGACGCCGGCTACGACCCCGCGACGTTGCGCCGGCCTGCGCGTCGTGCGCCGGCGTCGCTGGATGACCTCTCCGTGCAGACCGTCGCAAGCCGCGCGCTGGATCGCTGCGCTGCAAGCGGTTCGGCGTGGACGCGCCACACGGTGCAGGAGCACGCGACCCGGATCATGACCGAGTACGGAGTGCAATCAGCACCCGCCGAGATACGCGAGTTCGTCAGCATCGCCACCGCCCTGGCAATGGAGGACTGCTTCTCGATCCTCCCGCCCGGCGCTCCCACCCCGGAGCATGTGGCGCACCTCACGAGCCTGCGCGTCGTGCAGGCCGAGACGGAACTGCGCGACCTCCTGACCGCACGAGTACCGAAGCACCCCGACGTGCACGGCGCGGCAAGGGGGCAGGGCCTGGATGCGGGGCAGGAGCGCGCCGCCGCTGCAGTCGCCTCCGCCGATCCACTCGTGATCGTGGAGGGCGCAGCGGGCGCGGGCAAGACCACCATGCTCGGCGTCGCAATCGAGGTCGCAGCGCAGCACGGGCGGGCATCGCGGGTGGTTGCGCCGACGTTGCGCGCCGCGCAGGTCGCACAGCAGGAACTTGGCGTGCCCGCGACCAGTGTTGCGGCGCTGGTGCACGCGCACGGCTGGCGCTGGAACAGTGACGGCGTATGGACGCGCCTCGCACCCGGCAACACCGACCCCGAGACCGGGCGCACCTATCGCGGCCCGACCGAGGACGTGCGACTCGTGCCGGGTGAGCGGGTGATCGTTGACGAGGCCGGAATGCTCGACCAAGACACCGCAATCGCCCTCCTGACCGTATGCGATGAGGCGGGCGCGACGGTCGCGCTTGTCGGGGATCGTGCGCAACTCGCCGCAGTCGGTCGCGGTGGAGTGCTCGACATGGCCGCGCACATTCGAGGCGGCACGTTCGACATGGCCGAGGTGCATCGCTTCACCGACCTCACCTACGCCGAAGTCACGATACAAATGCGCGACGGCAGAAACCCCGGTCAGGTGTTCGACCGGCTCACAGCGTTGGGGCTGGTGCGCCTGCACGCGAGCGGCGAGGATGCGCGCGAGCACATCGCACAATCCGCACGCGAGGGTGAAGCCGTCACCGTCAGCACGAACGACGAGGCCCGCACCGTCAACGCCCGCATCCGCGAGGAACGAGTCTCGCAAGGCCTCGTCGACGACACGGCGAGCGTATACGGAAACGACGGTCTCCCGATCGGGGCCGGGGATGTGATTCAGACGCGAAAGAACAACGCCGATGTAGGCGTGGCGAACCGGCAGCAATGGGTCGTGCAGCGCGTCGAAGACGACGGCGCGCTCTCCGTGCGCGAGGCAGACAGCGGGCGGAAGCGCCAGCGCACAGTGCGCCTCCCCGCCGACTATGTGGCCGAATATACGCACCTGTCGTACGCGGCGACCGCCTACGGGGTGCAGGGCGCGACCGTCGCCGGGTCGCACACGATCCTCACCAACACGACCAGCGCCGCCAGCGTGTACGTCGGCATGACGCGAGGCCGGAACGAGAACCTGCTGCACATCGTCGCCGGAAACCTGGCCGAGGCCAGGGCGCAGTTCATCGAGGCGATGGAACGCGACCGCGCCGACCGAGGCCTTGCCGCCGCCACCCAGCGTGCAGTCGAGCAAGTCACCGGGCTGACCGAGCACGGCCCCGTGCGATTCGTGAGCGACGAGATAGCGGCCCTCGTGCAGCGTGCGGAAACGGCCGAGGCGCAGGCGGCACGCTGGCAACAGGTCAGCGCCGCCCTTGCTGCCATTGGCGACCGTGAGACGGCGCTACGCGAGAACGCACGCGCTACCGAGCAGACTGCGCGACAGCGGGCCGAGCAGGTGCGTGCCGAGGTCGCCGCTCCCGTCGTCTCGGCCGCGAGAACGGCACTCACCGAGTGGGAGCAGGCCAACGCCGCCGAGCACGCGGCGGGCGAGCAGGTGCGGGCGGTGTCGTGGTTCGGGAAGCGCCGCGCCCGCGACGAGCACGAGAACGCCCAATCGCACGCCTCCGAAGTGCACCAACAGTTGACGAGCAAGTGGGGTGAGCCGCCGAGATGGAACGAACGCGCCGATGCGTGGTTGGAGCGAGTCACCCGGCCCCGGATCGACGGCGACCCGCGCGTGATCGACGCCGAGCAGGAACACCAGGCAGCACGCGACGCGCTGCTGCACCGGCCCGAGCGAGCACAGACCGCACGACTCGCCGCGTTCGCCCGAGCGTTCGGCCCGGAAACCGTGGTCCGCAATCAGCAGGCGTACCTCACCGCCAACCCCGTACATCAGGCCGCACGAGCCGCGAAGACCGCGAAGCAGGCGCGAGAGGAAGCCGCCTTGCTGCGGTCGCTCACCCCCGCCGAGGCCGTAGAGAGGATCGAGCAGACCCGCGCAGCGCAGGCTGCACGCGAGGCCCAACGAGCCGAGCGAGAGTGCGCCCTGTCACACGACTACGAGCAGCACCACCGAAGCGCACCCCGGCACGACGGCCCGGCTCGCGAACTGTGA
- a CDS encoding SDR family NAD(P)-dependent oxidoreductase: protein MARIVLITGANRGLGRELAAQLAAEGDTVLLSARNADAAAKAAAEIGGDIHPIQLDTSDAASIAAAAQQIGADFGRVDVLVNNVGGVFDYEQQPSTVDLGKVQDSLDINLFSAWRTTQGILPLVKKSENGRIVNVSSEAGSIARTGAYTAAYSAAKAALNSLTAALAAEVAEAGITVHAASPGWTATDLGGEGGRPVPEGAASIKHVVNLPADAGTAGFYQDEETLPW from the coding sequence ATGGCACGCATTGTTCTGATCACTGGCGCGAATCGCGGTCTTGGCCGTGAGCTGGCCGCGCAGCTCGCAGCCGAGGGCGACACCGTTCTGCTCAGCGCCCGTAACGCTGACGCCGCAGCGAAGGCCGCCGCCGAGATTGGCGGCGACATTCACCCCATCCAGCTTGACACCTCGGATGCGGCGAGCATCGCGGCGGCCGCGCAGCAGATCGGGGCCGACTTCGGCCGCGTCGATGTACTAGTGAACAACGTGGGCGGCGTCTTCGACTACGAGCAGCAGCCCTCGACCGTCGATCTCGGCAAGGTGCAGGACTCCCTCGACATCAATCTGTTCAGCGCGTGGCGCACCACTCAGGGCATCCTGCCGCTGGTGAAGAAGTCGGAGAACGGTCGCATCGTGAACGTGTCGAGCGAGGCGGGTTCCATCGCCCGCACCGGCGCGTACACGGCGGCATACAGCGCGGCGAAGGCGGCACTGAACTCGCTCACCGCCGCTCTCGCGGCCGAGGTCGCAGAGGCGGGTATCACTGTGCACGCGGCATCGCCGGGCTGGACGGCTACCGACCTCGGTGGCGAGGGCGGCCGCCCCGTGCCCGAGGGCGCTGCGTCGATCAAGCACGTCGTGAACCTCCCCGCCGACGCGGGCACGGCCGGTTTCTACCAGGACGAAGAAACCCTCCCCTGGTAG